The genomic region AACTGCCATCAGGTATGTTTGAAGTCGCGGTCGCTTGCTCTGGCATCCGTTATTTAATCGCGTGCTTAGCGCTAGGCACTGTTTACGCTCATTTAACTTACCGCTCATTGCCCAAACAACTATTGTTTATAGCATTTTCTATCGCGATGCCTATTGTCGCCAATGGCATTCGAGCATTTTTAATCATGTTTATTGCGCATACATCCGATATGAAATATGCCACAGGGGTGGACCATTTGATCTATGGTTGGCTGTTTTTCGGTTTCGTTATCGTGCTTATGTTTTATATCGGTAATAAGTTTGCCGATTGTGGGCACAAGGCGAGCACGGCAAGTGGCTTTGTGAAAGCTGATACTAGCGTATTATATGGACATATTTCAGCCCTAATAGTTACCCTTTTGCTGACAATACAGTTGCAAAAAAATGTGGATACAGTGACTTGGGCCAGCGTGCATGCGTCAACAGCCAATCCCAATTTACAACAGCCTAAAGATGTGGGGAAAAGACAAAATATGGCTGGCGAAGATTTATGGGGTATTGAATTTCAGAATGCCTTAAAGCATGAGCAAGTTGCCGTCGATGGTATTGACATCTTTCAAGCATTTTATGCCAATAAACAAGATGTGGGTGAGTTAATAAATCATCATAATCAGACACATAACCCAAATCGATGGACGATTGTTAGCTCAGAAATATTACATATCAATTCGCAACCATTTCGCCTAATTGAGTTGCGAGATATCCAACAAAAGTCATTAACTTACCTTTATCACTACGGTGTGGGTAGCGCTTACTATACCGATCAAAACATCGCCAAATTAGCTCAGGCATGGCAGAGTTTGCGGGGAGATAAGCGATATAGTTACGTGTTTGCTTTGTCGCTTCCTGTGGAAAAACAGAGAGCAAAAGGTCGATTTATTGACTATTTGACAAGCCCTATGTATGTACAGCATTTAGATTCAGTTGTTGCAATGCGTAGCGAGGCATTAGGTGAGGAGGTGAATAAGTTTGAATAAGAGAAGCGTAAATATTGCAATTTATACTGGTGATATGAGCTATTACACCTTGAAAAGTATTTTTAGTATAGCTGAAAAATATCGCGAAGCTACAGTTATGGTTTTTATCGATAAAAGAAAGGGACCATTATCGAAAGTGCTACGTGCTCAATTAATGAACTTGAGACTCAATGGCATTTATCGGATTCAAGAAGTGTTCAGTATATGTTGCCAAAGGTTATTAAACGGTATCTCACAAAATGGAAATATTCACGATGAGGTTATTAATTACCAGAGATTGGTAGATAATCACAACCGAATATCACTTTGCTCTGTCGAGAATATTAACTCAAAGGCATCATTCAAATTAATAAAGGACTTCCAACCAACAATTGGTATATCAATTGCGGCTCCCATACTGTCAAAGGATGTATTAGATATCGCTAAGATTGAAAATCTAAACTTGCACAAAGGTAAACTTCCTGAATATCGAGGAATGCCGCCAGCATTTTGGGAAGTTTATAATGGAGAAACTGAAGTTGGTTGCTCTGTACACACGATGAGCGAGTTTTTAGATAAAGGAGATTTGGTGTGTCAGCAACTTGTGCCGATTGATCGATATTCAACGCCTCGAGGGCTTAAAGTAAGATTAGATGAAGTCGGTGTAGATTTAATGTTAGAGGCGATAGATAAAGTTTTTGATGGTCAAAGCTTTACGAAACTATCGTATGAAAACAGCAAAGTTTATACAAAACCACCCCTTCGACTTGAGAAAGAATTATGCCAAAAGAGGCAATGCATTAGGGATGAAGTTTTTTTAAGACAAGTATTAAAATCTTCAGCGTTCATTTTTTGGTCTTTCATATTTGGACCAATCAAAGGTTGGCTTTTGGGTTTTTTGGGCAGACAAGAAGTTTCAGTTCTTCTATACCATCGAGTTAATGATAGGGATAGAGATTCGCTAACGGTCGGTATTGAGCAGTTTGATGAACAGATGAGCATGATAAATCAAAAATTTGTTGTGTCTTCGATTTCCAGTTTGGTTACGGGTAAAGTCGACCGAACAGTGAAAAAGCCAATAGTGATAATTACATTCGATGATGGGTATTTAGATAACTATCATCATGCTTACCCTATTTGTGCCAAGCATGGAATACCCGCGTCTTTTTTCGTTAGCACCGAGAATATTGAAAATAATACTCCGTTTGAACATGATGATAGTTCTGGTAAAAAATTCGAAAATATGAATTGGCGCCAGTTAAATGAGATGAAATACCATGGCATGTTTATTGGTTCTCACACTTGCTCGCATATTCGCTGCAGTGATGTCGATGATGATACATTGATACAAGAGTTCACTAAATCAAAGTTGCATATAGAGTCTAAT from Thalassotalea sp. Sam97 harbors:
- a CDS encoding polysaccharide deacetylase family protein → MNKRSVNIAIYTGDMSYYTLKSIFSIAEKYREATVMVFIDKRKGPLSKVLRAQLMNLRLNGIYRIQEVFSICCQRLLNGISQNGNIHDEVINYQRLVDNHNRISLCSVENINSKASFKLIKDFQPTIGISIAAPILSKDVLDIAKIENLNLHKGKLPEYRGMPPAFWEVYNGETEVGCSVHTMSEFLDKGDLVCQQLVPIDRYSTPRGLKVRLDEVGVDLMLEAIDKVFDGQSFTKLSYENSKVYTKPPLRLEKELCQKRQCIRDEVFLRQVLKSSAFIFWSFIFGPIKGWLLGFLGRQEVSVLLYHRVNDRDRDSLTVGIEQFDEQMSMINQKFVVSSISSLVTGKVDRTVKKPIVIITFDDGYLDNYHHAYPICAKHGIPASFFVSTENIENNTPFEHDDSSGKKFENMNWRQLNEMKYHGMFIGSHTCSHIRCSDVDDDTLIQEFTKSKLHIESNLQQDIPVLAYPYGGINDFNYQCLQRAKEVGYRAVLSAYGGSNRDIDLANIRRKGIDWKFSLLAVKARIYGWG
- the xrtA gene encoding exosortase A — translated: MPIASYRFLLLLTLSVLIWLIVFWDAVFAMEAIWRRSDTFAHGYFILPISVYLLLRQRCHLKHATASPTWLGVVLLVLVCAVYLLAFAADINVLMQLSAVLALIFICYTLIGHHLAWHYKFPLAYLIFMVPMGENLIPALQEITADISVLMLNLFGISNFREGLYIQLPSGMFEVAVACSGIRYLIACLALGTVYAHLTYRSLPKQLLFIAFSIAMPIVANGIRAFLIMFIAHTSDMKYATGVDHLIYGWLFFGFVIVLMFYIGNKFADCGHKASTASGFVKADTSVLYGHISALIVTLLLTIQLQKNVDTVTWASVHASTANPNLQQPKDVGKRQNMAGEDLWGIEFQNALKHEQVAVDGIDIFQAFYANKQDVGELINHHNQTHNPNRWTIVSSEILHINSQPFRLIELRDIQQKSLTYLYHYGVGSAYYTDQNIAKLAQAWQSLRGDKRYSYVFALSLPVEKQRAKGRFIDYLTSPMYVQHLDSVVAMRSEALGEEVNKFE